Proteins from a single region of Meles meles chromosome 10, mMelMel3.1 paternal haplotype, whole genome shotgun sequence:
- the LOC123952090 gene encoding gametocyte-specific factor 1-like, with amino-acid sequence YLDSLDPEKLLQCPYDKNHQIRACRFPYHLIKCRKNHPDVANKLATCPFNARHQVPPAKISHHISSCDDKSCIEQDVVNQTGNLGQETLAESTWQCPPCDEDWDKDLWEQTSTPFVWGTANYCGNNSPASNIVMEHKSNLASGMRVPKSLPYVLPWKNNGNAQ; translated from the coding sequence tatctcgaTTCCCTGGACCCTGAAAAGCTATTACAATGCCCCTATGATAAAAACCACCAGATCAGGGCCTGCAGGTTTCCTTATCATCTTATCAAGTGCAGAAAGAATCATCCTGATGTCGCAAACAAATTGGCTACTTGTCCCTTCAATGCTCGACACCAGGTTCCTCCCGCCAAAATTAGTCATCATATCTCAAGCTGTGATGATAAAAGTTGTATTGAGCAGGATGTTGTCAACCAAACTGGGAACCTTGGACAAGAGACTCTGGCTGAGAGCACATGGCAGTGCCCTCCTTGCGATGAAGACTGGGATAAAGATCTGTGGGAACAGACCAGCACCCCATTTGTCTGGGGCACAGCCAACTACTGTGGCAACAACAGCCCTGCGAGCAACATAGTTATGGAACATAAGAGTAACCTGGCTTCAGGCATGCGTGTTCCCAAGTCTCTGCCGTATGTTCTGCCATGGAAAAACAATGGAAATGCACAGTAA